The following coding sequences lie in one Thermus islandicus DSM 21543 genomic window:
- the csm5 gene encoding type III-A CRISPR-associated RAMP protein Csm5: MGFLRSFRLELEALSPVHVGTGEAYPAYAYVPDFAKKEVHLLDPGALLLALPEARKRQYLEKVAQGPKAAQEVLRYLHEEGQLPKEAVLRTLPASSAFLEAVQSATEEAALEYRPVPYSALGPYLPGSSVKGALRTAWLFHVLVERGQVAEWDRKAGVWRLRDRRERDGQVRIYPPRNPSLSENQAFEGAVLRYAREGRRGMTLDLYQDPFRAVRLSDSGPTPTFLNRIGVFHPTKDTSGMVLLAETFRRGTRFALTLRYHEGLGQRGGVSLPIPPEDLVQALRDYYRQVAEWESGFAEEHGLKRALEVYEALSERLKDPGVFPLRVGFGSGRLALRLALLLPENHPEGQEPKTRKTAGARIPQDGYPLGWMVGRLQALP, from the coding sequence ATGGGATTCCTGAGGAGCTTTCGCCTGGAGCTGGAGGCCCTGAGCCCGGTACACGTGGGCACGGGGGAGGCCTACCCCGCCTACGCCTACGTGCCCGACTTCGCCAAGAAGGAGGTCCACCTCCTGGACCCCGGCGCCCTCCTCCTCGCCCTCCCCGAGGCGAGGAAGAGGCAGTACCTGGAGAAGGTGGCCCAGGGCCCCAAGGCAGCCCAGGAGGTGCTTCGCTACCTCCATGAAGAGGGCCAGCTTCCCAAGGAGGCCGTCCTCCGCACCCTACCCGCAAGCTCCGCCTTCCTGGAGGCGGTCCAGTCCGCCACCGAGGAGGCGGCCCTGGAGTACCGCCCCGTGCCCTATTCTGCCCTCGGCCCCTACCTCCCGGGCTCCAGCGTCAAGGGGGCCCTGCGCACCGCTTGGCTCTTCCACGTGCTGGTGGAAAGGGGCCAGGTGGCGGAGTGGGACCGGAAGGCGGGGGTTTGGCGGCTGAGGGACCGGCGGGAGCGGGATGGGCAGGTTCGCATCTACCCCCCCCGGAACCCCAGCCTCTCGGAAAACCAGGCCTTTGAGGGGGCGGTGCTGCGCTACGCCCGGGAGGGGCGTCGGGGGATGACCCTGGACCTCTACCAGGACCCCTTCCGGGCGGTGCGCCTTTCGGACTCCGGCCCCACCCCCACCTTCCTGAACCGCATCGGCGTCTTCCACCCCACGAAGGACACCTCGGGGATGGTCCTCCTGGCGGAAACCTTCCGCAGGGGCACCCGCTTTGCCCTCACCCTCCGCTACCACGAGGGGCTGGGCCAAAGGGGAGGGGTTTCCCTGCCCATCCCCCCGGAGGACCTGGTGCAGGCCCTCAGGGACTACTACCGCCAGGTGGCCGAGTGGGAGAGCGGCTTCGCTGAGGAACACGGGCTCAAGAGGGCCCTCGAGGTCTACGAGGCCCTATCCGAGAGGCTCAAGGACCCCGGAGTCTTTCCCTTGCGGGTGGGCTTCGGCTCGGGGCGGCTTGCCTTGCGGCTTGCCCTCCTCCTTCCCGAGAACCACCCCGAGGGCCAGGAGCCCAAGACCCGCAAGACGGCGGGGGCCCGCATTCCCCAGGACGGCTACCCCCTGGGCTGGATGGTGGGGCGCCTTCAGGCCCTGCCCTAG
- the csm4 gene encoding type III-A CRISPR-associated RAMP protein Csm4, giving the protein MRATLFHLYFQGPLKALPRAPTLMAHLFWWYRYTHGREALEALLERFSQNPPFRLSSVYPKGWLPRPKLPPVPVEETTLRKALKNLALVSLETFQALAERGEEALLQAPEVLGRAKPPEPRRLRRSRVGIDRATGAARRGILFTQELLFPDPRTPYALYVLGEAPFDLKEGLAFVGEMGYGGGASVGLGRFRVEGPLEAELPEAKEPNAYATLAPGPLEGALYYELEPYWGRLGGAYVGKPFKRPYLRTREGSLYREVRNVLLDVTPEDPPEAGARVCEVLAVFPLGVRVWDS; this is encoded by the coding sequence ATGCGGGCAACCCTGTTCCATCTCTACTTCCAGGGGCCTCTGAAGGCCCTTCCCCGGGCCCCCACCCTTATGGCCCACCTCTTCTGGTGGTACCGCTATACCCACGGGAGGGAAGCTTTGGAGGCACTCCTGGAAAGGTTTAGTCAAAATCCCCCCTTCCGCCTCTCCAGCGTCTACCCCAAGGGCTGGCTTCCCCGGCCCAAGCTTCCCCCCGTCCCGGTGGAGGAGACCACCCTCCGCAAGGCCCTCAAAAACCTCGCCCTGGTGAGCCTGGAGACTTTCCAGGCCTTAGCGGAGCGGGGAGAAGAAGCCCTTCTGCAGGCCCCAGAGGTTCTCGGTAGGGCCAAGCCTCCTGAGCCAAGGAGGCTCCGCCGGAGCCGGGTGGGCATAGACCGGGCCACGGGAGCGGCCAGGCGGGGCATCCTCTTCACCCAGGAGCTCCTCTTCCCCGACCCCAGGACGCCCTACGCCCTCTATGTCCTGGGGGAGGCCCCCTTTGACCTCAAAGAGGGCCTCGCCTTCGTGGGGGAGATGGGCTATGGGGGTGGGGCCAGCGTGGGCCTCGGGCGGTTCCGGGTGGAGGGCCCCCTGGAGGCGGAGCTTCCCGAGGCCAAGGAACCCAACGCCTACGCCACCCTGGCCCCTGGGCCCCTCGAGGGCGCCCTCTACTACGAGCTGGAACCCTATTGGGGCCGCCTAGGTGGGGCCTACGTGGGGAAGCCATTCAAAAGGCCTTACCTTAGGACCCGGGAGGGGAGCCTCTACCGGGAGGTGAGGAACGTGCTCTTGGACGTCACCCCTGAGGACCCCCCCGAGGCAGGGGCGCGTGTGTGCGAGGTCCTCGCGGTCTTTCCCCTGGGGGTGCGGGTATGGGATTCCTGA
- the csm3 gene encoding type III-A CRISPR-associated RAMP protein Csm3: protein MKLRKVIRIRSVLLAKTGLRIGMSRDQMAIGDLDNPVIRNPLTDEPYIPGSSLKGKLRYLLEWSLGGDYILKAKDKHVYASPDPKDPVARIFGLAPENDEASLKVARERGPTRLLVRDAYLTEESKQQLERATARGGLYTEIKQEVFIPRLGGKANPRTTERVPAGARFLVEMSYRVLDDLDEDYFGKYLLRALELLELDGLGGHISRGYGQVYFLHPEKPPEAQEGLPLRERLQVEEVSLQGA, encoded by the coding sequence ATGAAGCTTAGGAAGGTGATCCGCATCCGCTCGGTGCTCCTGGCCAAGACGGGCCTGAGGATCGGGATGAGCCGGGACCAGATGGCCATCGGCGACCTGGACAACCCCGTGATCCGCAACCCCCTCACCGACGAGCCCTACATCCCGGGCTCCAGCCTCAAGGGGAAGCTCCGCTACCTCCTGGAGTGGAGCCTTGGGGGGGACTACATCCTGAAGGCCAAGGACAAGCACGTCTACGCCTCCCCCGACCCCAAGGACCCCGTGGCCCGCATCTTCGGCCTCGCCCCGGAGAACGACGAGGCCTCCCTAAAGGTGGCCCGGGAGCGCGGTCCTACCCGCCTCCTGGTGCGGGACGCCTACCTCACCGAGGAATCCAAGCAGCAGCTGGAGCGGGCTACCGCCCGGGGCGGCCTCTACACCGAGATCAAGCAGGAGGTGTTCATCCCCCGCCTGGGCGGGAAAGCCAACCCCCGTACCACGGAAAGGGTTCCTGCCGGGGCCCGCTTCCTGGTGGAGATGTCCTACCGGGTGCTGGACGACCTGGACGAGGACTACTTTGGGAAGTACCTCCTTAGGGCCCTAGAGCTTTTGGAGCTGGATGGCCTGGGCGGGCACATCAGCCGGGGCTATGGCCAGGTCTACTTCCTCCACCCCGAAAAGCCCCCGGAGGCCCAGGAGGGCCTGCCCCTGAGGGAAAGGCTCCAGGTGGAGGAGGTGAGCCTTCAGGGGGCCTGA
- the csm2 gene encoding type III-A CRISPR-associated protein Csm2 gives MPALEFFKDKERGILDPKVFERAREVAEKLAEGKLKSSQFRNYFAELRALENRFEKERKGDEALAFARLVPQLELLKAKLFYNRRSQGPLKGKGAEEFVRFMEEALEAGKQSSKHFEAMMKYVEAVLAYFYFYASGKQEDRDEA, from the coding sequence ATGCCGGCGTTGGAGTTTTTTAAGGATAAGGAGCGGGGAATCCTGGACCCCAAGGTCTTTGAGCGGGCGCGGGAGGTGGCGGAGAAGCTCGCCGAGGGCAAGCTCAAGTCCAGCCAGTTCCGCAACTACTTCGCCGAGCTAAGGGCCCTGGAGAACCGCTTTGAAAAGGAGCGCAAGGGGGACGAGGCCCTGGCCTTTGCCCGGCTTGTTCCTCAGCTGGAGCTCCTCAAGGCCAAGCTCTTCTACAACCGCCGCTCCCAGGGCCCCTTAAAGGGCAAGGGCGCCGAGGAGTTTGTGAGGTTCATGGAGGAGGCCCTCGAGGCGGGCAAGCAGAGCTCCAAGCACTTTGAAGCCATGATGAAGTACGTGGAGGCGGTTCTGGCCTATTTCTATTTCTACGCCTCGGGAAAGCAGGAGGACAGGGATGAAGCTTAG